GCGGACTCGGCACCGCGGGTGGGTATGTCGGCAGTGGTCTGACCACCACCAATCTCGCCGGGCACACCCTTGCCGACCTCGTCCTCAAGCGTGACACCGCGCTCACCCGGTTGCCCTGGGTGGGGCGACGGGTCCGCAAGTGGGAACCGGAGCCGTTCCGGTGGCTCGGGGTCCAGGCGATGTATGCGCTGTACCGCACCGCTGACCGTCGCGAGTCCACCCGCGGGCTGGCCGGTACCAGTGGGCTGGCACGGGTGGCCAACAAGATCACGGGACGCTGACGCTATGGAGACGACTGTGAACCTGCTGCACGTTGACGCCACCACTGCCGAACTGCCCGAGCCGCAACCGAAACCGACGAGTCTCAGTGGTCAGCTCGAATCTGCGATCAGTGTCTGGGCCGACGCGGTGACCGACACCGGGGTGTGGGAATGCGGTCCGGGGGAGTTCACCGCGGACCGTTCGACCGCGACAGAGGTGTGCCACATCATCTCGGGCTCCGGGACCGTGGTCGGCGAGGACGGAACGAGCGCCGACATCGGGCCGGGCACGCTGCTGGTCCTGCCCCGAGGGTGGCGCGGGACGTGGTTCGTCACGGAGGCGATCCGTAAGACGTACGTCATGGTCGGTACCTGAGGGCGCGCCCTAAACTGGGGGCATGACCGCGAGCGCTCGGGTCGGCGAGTTCGAGGAGTTGCGGCCACACCTGCTAGCCGTGGCCTATCGCCTCACCGGAACCTTCGCCGACGCCGAGGACATCGTCCAGGACGCGTGGATCCGCTGGGAATCCAACCAGACCACCATCGCCGACCTGCGGGCCTGGCTGACCACCGTGGTGAGCCGGTTGGGGCTGGACCGGTTGCGTTCTGCTACCCATCGGCGCGAGGCCTATTACGGGGAGTGGCTGCCGGAGCCCGTCGTGACCGGGCTCGACGCGAACGATCCGCTCAACGCGGTGGTGGCAGGCGAGGACGCGCGGTTCGCGGCGATGGTGGTGCTGGAGCGGCTCACCCCTGATCAGCGCGTGGCCTTCGTGTTGCACGACGGTTTCGGCGTGCCCTTCAGCGAGATTGCCGCAGTGCTCGGCGTCAGCGACGCCTCGGCCCGCCAGTTGGCCTCGAGGGCCCGCCGCGCGGTCGCCGACAACCCTCCGCCGTCCTCGCCCGACGATTTGCACAACCAGGTCGCGGGCGAGCTCATGGCCGCCCTGGCGTCGGGGGAGCTCGATGCCGTCGTCCGGCTGCTCCATCCCGACGTCACGTTCACCGGCGATTCCAACCGGCGCGCGCCGACCGCCGCCCGTGTCATCCACGGTCCGGACAAGGTGGCCCGGTTCATCCTCGGCCTGGCCAAGAAGTACGGTCCGAATTGGTTGGCGGGCAGTCAATTTGCTCTCGTCAACGGCCAGTTGGGCGTCTACACGACAGGCGCCCCCGCCGGCGATGGGTACCCCGAGATGATGCCTCGGGTCACGATCTTCACAGTCCGTGACGGATTGGTCTCCGCGGTGTGGGACATCGCCAACCCCGACAAGTTCACCGGATCCCCGCTGCGAGGTGCCCAGTGATGCCGAACGAACACGGAACTCTTTCACAGACCTTCAGCCGAATGATGTTCCGCGGCATGGACAAGATGCGTCACCGTGATGCCTTCGACATCGGTGCGCCCACCGGATCGGATTTCACCGGATTCGAGAAGTACCGCCAGATCGTGTTGGTGACTTTCAAGAAATCAGGTGAGGCGATGCCCAGCCCCATCAACCACGGCGTGGCCGGCGGCAAGATCTATGTGCGCACGGACCCGTCGACCGGGAAGGTCAAGCGGATCCGCAACAACCCGAAAGTCCTTGTGGTGGCCAGCAATCTGCGTGGCAAACCCACTGGCCCCGTCGTTGCCGGCGTGGCACGTATCCTGCCCGAGGCCGAACACGCGCACGCCGAAGCGGTGATCGCCGCCAACTGGAGCGCGCCGATGAAGCTGTTCGAGCGCAGCCTGGACTACGGCAGCCAACTGGCCGGGATACCAACGGCATACCTCGAGATCACGCCTGCTCAGGCGTGAGCCCTCACAGGACGTAGGGGATGAGAGCCTTACGGTCGGTGGGGTACTCGGGGAACTTTTCCTGGTACCAGGTGTGGGTGCCCAGCGCGCGGGGAACCAGGTTGCCTGCCGTGATCAGCAGGATGGCGACGCCGGGCAAGGCCCACGTCAGCAGTGCGAAGCCCGACCAGGCGACGATCTCTCCCAGATAGGCGGGGCTGGTGACGAAGCGGAAGCCGCCGCCGAACGGAATCCGATACTCGGCAGCACCCGGATTCTTCTTGTCCCGCAGGTTCCGCACGATCGACTCGGAGTTGACCAGCAGCGCGAAACCACACAGGTAGACCACCAGGCCCACCAGGAATCGTGGGTCGGTCAACCAGGCGGTGGTGTATTGCCCGAAGAAGTCGTGGCTGAACAGAGTTCCGTTGAGGTAGCCGTGCATGGAGGTGACGAGCATGCCCATCACGATCACCGAGACGTTGAACGTGCCGCGCTTGCCCGGAGCCTGACGGATGGCCAGCGGGAAGAACCAGCCCCGGTTGGCGTAGTGCAGCATCCAGATTCCGGCGAGCACCAACGATGTCGGTTCGAAACGATGCGGCCCGGCCAGGTAGCTGATCAAGAACACCACGGTCGCGGGGATCTCCATCAGCCACCAGCCGAGCTTCGGGTTGAGGTTCAGGCCGAGTTTCGTCGTCGAGAACCGCCCATAGGAACTCTGCGCGAAGAAGCCGCCGATGATCACGAATGCGGCGAACGCGAAGGCCGCGGTCAGCACGGTGTCGTAGAACGTGTTGCCGGTGTACCAATGCATGGACGGTCCCTAGGTGAGCGGGTGATTTCTGTAACGTGTTCTACCACCCGGCCTCACCGCGTGATCACTCAGTGTCGGCCCACGGAACCCGGCAGGCATCGCCGGAGTTGAAGCCCTGCTCGGTGATCCCCAGAGCTGAGTACATCCGCGATCGCATGTTCTCCACGCCGATCTGGTAGGTCAGTTCGATCACGCCGTCGTCGCCGAAGCGGCGCTGCAGATCGGCCACCTGCTCGTCGGTGACGGTGTGCGGGTCGGTGGTCATCGCGTTCGCATAGGAGATCGCGGCGCGCTCGTCATCGGTGAACAACGGCGAGCTGGCGTAGTCGTCGATCGACTTCAGCCGCTCGATGTCGAGGTTCTCCAGCCGCATCAGCATCGAGCCGAAGTCCACACACCACGAGCAGCCGACGGTGCGGGCGGTCCAGAACACCGCGAGCTCGCGGACCGTGGCGGGCAGTTTCTTGGAGCCGCCCTGCAACAGCATCTCGTGGACACCGTTGGCGACCAGCAGACGCGGATGGTGTGCGGCCACCGCGAACGGCTCGGGCACCTCGCCGAACTGGCGCTTGGCATACCAGTACATGGCGCGGGTCAGCAGGCCGGCTTGCTTGGGGGTTACGGCAGGGATTCGGGTCTTGGTCTCGGTCATACCGGTTAGACGAGATGACCCCTGAATGTGTGACGCCGAATGGCTCGAGAATGCAAAACGGGCGCCGACTCAGCGCTCAGATCGTGATTCCCCTCGAAAACACGATCTGAGCGCAGAATCGACGCCCGGTAAGCAGCGTCGGCAAGAAGACCTAACGCGCGAACATCAGCGCACGCTTGACCTCCTGGATCGCCTGCGTCACCTGGATGCCACGCGGGCAGGCCTCGGTGCAGTTGAACGTGGTGCGGCAGCGCCACACACCGTCGACCTCGTTGAGGATGTCCAGTCGCTCGGCGGCCGCCTCGTCACGCGAATCGAAGATGAACCGGTGCGCGTTGACGATCGCGGCCGGGCCGAAGTACGACCCCTCGCTCCAGTACACGGGGCAGCTGGTGGTGCAGCACGCACACAGGATGCACTTGGTGGTGTCGTCGTAGCGGGCCCGGTCGGTGGCGCTCTGGATGCGCTCCTTGGTGGGCGGGTTGCCACTGGTGATCAGGTATGGCTTGACCGCGCGGTAGGCGTCGAAGAACGGCTCCATGTCCACCACGAGGTCCTTCTCCACGGGCAGGCCGCGGATCGGCTCGATGGTGATGGTGAGCTGCTTGCCCGCCTTCTTGGGCAGCAGGTCACGCATGAGCACCTTGCAGGCCAGCCGGTTGACACCGTTGATCCGCATGGCGTCCGAACCGCACACGCCGTGAGCGCAGGAGCGCCGGAACGTCAGCGTGCCGTCCAGGTAGCCCTTCACGTACAGCAGCAGGTTGAGCAGCCGGTCCGAGGGCAGGCACGGGACCCGGAAGCTCTGCCAGCCCGCGGCGTCGGGGTTCTCGGGGTTGAACCGGGCGATCTTCAGGGTGACCATGACCGCGCCCTCGGGCACGGGAGGCAGGGGCGGGTCGCCGGCTTCCGGCTTATCGATGACAGGTGCACTCATGATCAGTACTTCCGTTCCATCGGCTCGTAGCGGGTCTGGACCACGGGCTTGTAATCGAGCCGGATGTCGGCCAGCAGTCCGGGGCCTTCCTTGTACGCCATGGTGTGGCGCATGTAGTTGGTGTCGTCGCGGTCGGGGTAATCCTCGCGGGCATGCCCGCCGCGGGACTCCTTGCGGTTGAGCGCGCCGACCACGGTGACCTCGGCCAGCTCCAGCAGGAAGCCGAGCTCGATGGCTTCGAGCAGGTCGCTGTTGTAGCGCTTGCCCTTGTCGTGCACCGTGATTCGGCTGTACCGCTCCTTGAGCGCATGGATGTCGGTCAGCGCCTGCTTGAGCGTTTCCTCGGTGCGGAACACCGCGGCGTTGTTGTCCATCGACTGCTGCAGGGCTGTGCGGATGTCGGCGACGCGCTCGTTGCCGTGCTCGGACAGGATGTCGCCGACCCAGCCGACCACCATGTCGGCCGGGTTTTCCGGCAGGTCGACGTGGTTGTGGTTGGCGGCGTACTCGGCGGCGGCGATACCGGCACGCCGGCCGAACACGTTGATGTCCAGCAGCGAGTTGGTGCCCAGACGGTTGGCCCCGTGCACCGACACACACGCGCATTCACCGGCGGCGTACAGGCCGGGGATGACGTTGGTGTTGTCGCGCAGCACCTGGCCGTGGACGGTGGTGGGGATGCCGCCCATGACGTAGTGGCAGGTCGGGTAGACCGGCACCAGTTCCTTGACCGGGTCCACACCCAGGTAGGTGCGGGCGAACTCGGTGATGTCGGGGAGCTTTGCCTCCAGCACGTCCTCGCCGAGGTGACGCACGTCGATGTAGACGTAGTCCTTGTTCGGTCCGGCGCCGCGGCCTTCGAGCACCTCGAGCACCATCGAGCGGGCGACGATGTCACGCGGCGCGAGGTCGACGATGGTCGGCGCGTAGCGCTCCATGAACCGCTCGCCCTCGCCGTTGAGCAACCGGCCGCCCTCGCCGCGCACGGCCTCGGAGATCAGGATGCCCAGGCCGGCCAGGCCTGTCGGGTGGAACTGGTGGAACTCCATGTCCTCCAAGGGAAGTCCCTTGCGGAAGATGATGCCCAGGCCGTCACCGGTCAGGGTGTGGGCGTTGGAGGTGGTCTTGTACATCCGGCCCGAACCGCCGGTGGCGAAGACGATCGCCTTGGCGTGGAAGATGTGGATGTCGCCGGTGGCCAGCTCGTAGGCGATGACGCCGGTGGCCACCGGGCCGGCCGGGGTCTCGGTCAGCGCGATGTCCAGTGCGTAGAACTCGTTGAAGAACTCAACGTCGTGCTTGACGCAGTTTTGGTACAGCGTCTGCAGGATCATGTGGCCGGTGCGGTCGGCGGCGTAGCAGGCCCGGCGCACCGGGGCCTTGCCGTGGTCACGGGTGTGGCCGCCGAAGCGACGCTGGTCGATGCGGCCCTCGGGCGTCCGGTTGAACGGCATGCCCATCTTCTCGAGGTCCAGCACCGCGTCGATGGCTTCCTTGGCCATGATCTCGACGGCGTCCTGGTCAGCGAGGTA
The window above is part of the Mycolicibacterium fortuitum subsp. fortuitum genome. Proteins encoded here:
- the sdhA gene encoding succinate dehydrogenase flavoprotein subunit, giving the protein MIQEHRYDVVIVGAGGAGMRAAVEAGPRVRTAVLTKLYPTRSHTGAAQGGMCAALANVEEDNWEWHTFDTVKGGDYLADQDAVEIMAKEAIDAVLDLEKMGMPFNRTPEGRIDQRRFGGHTRDHGKAPVRRACYAADRTGHMILQTLYQNCVKHDVEFFNEFYALDIALTETPAGPVATGVIAYELATGDIHIFHAKAIVFATGGSGRMYKTTSNAHTLTGDGLGIIFRKGLPLEDMEFHQFHPTGLAGLGILISEAVRGEGGRLLNGEGERFMERYAPTIVDLAPRDIVARSMVLEVLEGRGAGPNKDYVYIDVRHLGEDVLEAKLPDITEFARTYLGVDPVKELVPVYPTCHYVMGGIPTTVHGQVLRDNTNVIPGLYAAGECACVSVHGANRLGTNSLLDINVFGRRAGIAAAEYAANHNHVDLPENPADMVVGWVGDILSEHGNERVADIRTALQQSMDNNAAVFRTEETLKQALTDIHALKERYSRITVHDKGKRYNSDLLEAIELGFLLELAEVTVVGALNRKESRGGHAREDYPDRDDTNYMRHTMAYKEGPGLLADIRLDYKPVVQTRYEPMERKY
- a CDS encoding succinate dehydrogenase iron-sulfur subunit → MSAPVIDKPEAGDPPLPPVPEGAVMVTLKIARFNPENPDAAGWQSFRVPCLPSDRLLNLLLYVKGYLDGTLTFRRSCAHGVCGSDAMRINGVNRLACKVLMRDLLPKKAGKQLTITIEPIRGLPVEKDLVVDMEPFFDAYRAVKPYLITSGNPPTKERIQSATDRARYDDTTKCILCACCTTSCPVYWSEGSYFGPAAIVNAHRFIFDSRDEAAAERLDILNEVDGVWRCRTTFNCTEACPRGIQVTQAIQEVKRALMFAR
- a CDS encoding cupin domain-containing protein, producing the protein METTVNLLHVDATTAELPEPQPKPTSLSGQLESAISVWADAVTDTGVWECGPGEFTADRSTATEVCHIISGSGTVVGEDGTSADIGPGTLLVLPRGWRGTWFVTEAIRKTYVMVGT
- a CDS encoding steroid dehydrogenase translates to MHWYTGNTFYDTVLTAAFAFAAFVIIGGFFAQSSYGRFSTTKLGLNLNPKLGWWLMEIPATVVFLISYLAGPHRFEPTSLVLAGIWMLHYANRGWFFPLAIRQAPGKRGTFNVSVIVMGMLVTSMHGYLNGTLFSHDFFGQYTTAWLTDPRFLVGLVVYLCGFALLVNSESIVRNLRDKKNPGAAEYRIPFGGGFRFVTSPAYLGEIVAWSGFALLTWALPGVAILLITAGNLVPRALGTHTWYQEKFPEYPTDRKALIPYVL
- a CDS encoding carboxymuconolactone decarboxylase family protein, with translation MTETKTRIPAVTPKQAGLLTRAMYWYAKRQFGEVPEPFAVAAHHPRLLVANGVHEMLLQGGSKKLPATVRELAVFWTARTVGCSWCVDFGSMLMRLENLDIERLKSIDDYASSPLFTDDERAAISYANAMTTDPHTVTDEQVADLQRRFGDDGVIELTYQIGVENMRSRMYSALGITEQGFNSGDACRVPWADTE
- a CDS encoding PPOX class F420-dependent oxidoreductase, coding for MPNEHGTLSQTFSRMMFRGMDKMRHRDAFDIGAPTGSDFTGFEKYRQIVLVTFKKSGEAMPSPINHGVAGGKIYVRTDPSTGKVKRIRNNPKVLVVASNLRGKPTGPVVAGVARILPEAEHAHAEAVIAANWSAPMKLFERSLDYGSQLAGIPTAYLEITPAQA
- a CDS encoding sigma-70 family RNA polymerase sigma factor; amino-acid sequence: MTASARVGEFEELRPHLLAVAYRLTGTFADAEDIVQDAWIRWESNQTTIADLRAWLTTVVSRLGLDRLRSATHRREAYYGEWLPEPVVTGLDANDPLNAVVAGEDARFAAMVVLERLTPDQRVAFVLHDGFGVPFSEIAAVLGVSDASARQLASRARRAVADNPPPSSPDDLHNQVAGELMAALASGELDAVVRLLHPDVTFTGDSNRRAPTAARVIHGPDKVARFILGLAKKYGPNWLAGSQFALVNGQLGVYTTGAPAGDGYPEMMPRVTIFTVRDGLVSAVWDIANPDKFTGSPLRGAQ